Proteins encoded within one genomic window of Pseudorasbora parva isolate DD20220531a chromosome 3, ASM2467924v1, whole genome shotgun sequence:
- the LOC137072009 gene encoding golgin subfamily A member 6-like protein 24 isoform X2, whose protein sequence is MASASSNEFHLIVPDKAQSAEIKLGSDFTIPCHLSPGISAVDMEIRWFKETDCVCLYKNKGVIEGRSYEGRTGLSTEELNRGNVSLNFRESRESDIGVYLCQVISEDRTEEITVGVEAREESVKSVNQPSKIQGRQVHLTLHASNRTWGENQRMKIEESALVTELEVNYMKVIHQTISKVFKKQGKKLEQTELQLKASKTDMERVLQQLETIREIFGVENKKSLDKKESQMQQIENQLLQITKYTEEKQSQLKEKDTQLENMSKQMSQKEKLLENTIKEMETSKQQLETLRQEQMRQEEMLEKKEQLRISEMNEKSKCLEEIKSLLEERDRKIKDLEKEKERLDEELQDKDRRFKDINAKLMQTVKEVEEKQNKLQGKHTQLEHIHKMMSEKMRRPENKAKELEDSKCPPE, encoded by the exons ATGGCATCTGCAAGCAGCA ATGAGTTTCATCTTATTGTCCCTGATAAAGCTCAGAGTGCTGAGATCAAACTGGGCTCTGATTTCACCATACCGTGTCATCTGTCACCTGGAATCAGTGCTGTTGACATGGAGATCAGATGGTTTAAGGAGACAGACTGTGTTTGTCTCTATAAGAACAAAGGGGTGATAGAAGGGAGAAGCTATGAGGGCAGGACAGGTCTGTCCACTGAAGAGCTGAACAGAGGAAATGTGTCCTTGAACTtcagagagtccagagaatcagACATAGGAGTTTACCTGTGTCAGGTCATCAGTGAAGACAGGACAGAGGAAATAACAGTAGGAGTAGAAG CAAGGGAAGAATCTGTCAAATCTGTAAATCAGCCATCGAAGATTCAAGGTAGACAAGTTCATCTCACACTACATGCG TCAAACAGAACTTGGGGGGAGAATCAGAGAATGAAAATTGAGGAGTCTGCTTTAGTGACAG AGCTGGAAGTCAATTACATGAAGGTAATTCACCAAACAATATCCAAGGTTTTCAAAAAGCAAGGGAAGAAACTGGAACAAACTGAACTACAACTAAAAGCATCCAAGACTGACATGGAAAGAGTCTTACAACAATTAGAAACAATCAGAGAAATATTTGGtgtagaaaataaaaaaagtcttGATAAGAAAGAATCACAGATGCAACAGATAGAAAATCAACTGCTACAAATAACCAAATACACTGAAGAGAAACAGAGTCAGCTTAAAGAGAAAGACACACAACTGGAGAATATGAGCAAACAGATGAGCCAGAAGGAGAAACTGTTAGAGAACACAATTAAAGAGATGGAAACCAGTAAACAGCAACTGGAGACACTGAGACAGGAGCAAATGAGACAGGAGGAAATGTTGGAGAAGAAAGAACAGTTGAGGATCTCGG AGATGAATGAAAAATCTAAATGTCTTGAAGAAATCAaatctcttttagaagaaagaGATAGAAAGATTAAAGATctggagaaagagaaagagagacttGATGAAGAACTTCAAGACAAGGACAGACGTTTTAAGGACATTAATGCTAAACTAATGCAAACAGTCAAAGAGGTTGAAGAGAAACAGAATAAGCTTCAGGGGAAACATACACAACTGgagcacatacacaaaatgatGAGTGAGAAAATGAGACGCCCAGAGAACAAAGCAAAAGAGCTGGAAGACAGTAAATGTCCACCAGAGTAA
- the LOC137072009 gene encoding golgin subfamily A member 6-like protein 24 isoform X1 — protein MDQLSSDAFGKFTLYSSLTAAGFLIVQSFVLCSMMKRCRTNVFFPKIKCNTKGRIMASASSNEFHLIVPDKAQSAEIKLGSDFTIPCHLSPGISAVDMEIRWFKETDCVCLYKNKGVIEGRSYEGRTGLSTEELNRGNVSLNFRESRESDIGVYLCQVISEDRTEEITVGVEAREESVKSVNQPSKIQGRQVHLTLHASNRTWGENQRMKIEESALVTELEVNYMKVIHQTISKVFKKQGKKLEQTELQLKASKTDMERVLQQLETIREIFGVENKKSLDKKESQMQQIENQLLQITKYTEEKQSQLKEKDTQLENMSKQMSQKEKLLENTIKEMETSKQQLETLRQEQMRQEEMLEKKEQLRISEMNEKSKCLEEIKSLLEERDRKIKDLEKEKERLDEELQDKDRRFKDINAKLMQTVKEVEEKQNKLQGKHTQLEHIHKMMSEKMRRPENKAKELEDSKCPPE, from the exons ATGGACCAGTTGTCTagcgatgcttttgggaaattcACTCTATATTCATCCTTGACAGCAGCAGGATTTTTGATTGTGCAAAGTTTTGTATTATGTTCCATGATGAAAAGATGTAGAACTAATGTATTCTTTCCAAAGATAAAGTGCAACACAAAG GGGAGAATAATGGCATCTGCAAGCAGCA ATGAGTTTCATCTTATTGTCCCTGATAAAGCTCAGAGTGCTGAGATCAAACTGGGCTCTGATTTCACCATACCGTGTCATCTGTCACCTGGAATCAGTGCTGTTGACATGGAGATCAGATGGTTTAAGGAGACAGACTGTGTTTGTCTCTATAAGAACAAAGGGGTGATAGAAGGGAGAAGCTATGAGGGCAGGACAGGTCTGTCCACTGAAGAGCTGAACAGAGGAAATGTGTCCTTGAACTtcagagagtccagagaatcagACATAGGAGTTTACCTGTGTCAGGTCATCAGTGAAGACAGGACAGAGGAAATAACAGTAGGAGTAGAAG CAAGGGAAGAATCTGTCAAATCTGTAAATCAGCCATCGAAGATTCAAGGTAGACAAGTTCATCTCACACTACATGCG TCAAACAGAACTTGGGGGGAGAATCAGAGAATGAAAATTGAGGAGTCTGCTTTAGTGACAG AGCTGGAAGTCAATTACATGAAGGTAATTCACCAAACAATATCCAAGGTTTTCAAAAAGCAAGGGAAGAAACTGGAACAAACTGAACTACAACTAAAAGCATCCAAGACTGACATGGAAAGAGTCTTACAACAATTAGAAACAATCAGAGAAATATTTGGtgtagaaaataaaaaaagtcttGATAAGAAAGAATCACAGATGCAACAGATAGAAAATCAACTGCTACAAATAACCAAATACACTGAAGAGAAACAGAGTCAGCTTAAAGAGAAAGACACACAACTGGAGAATATGAGCAAACAGATGAGCCAGAAGGAGAAACTGTTAGAGAACACAATTAAAGAGATGGAAACCAGTAAACAGCAACTGGAGACACTGAGACAGGAGCAAATGAGACAGGAGGAAATGTTGGAGAAGAAAGAACAGTTGAGGATCTCGG AGATGAATGAAAAATCTAAATGTCTTGAAGAAATCAaatctcttttagaagaaagaGATAGAAAGATTAAAGATctggagaaagagaaagagagacttGATGAAGAACTTCAAGACAAGGACAGACGTTTTAAGGACATTAATGCTAAACTAATGCAAACAGTCAAAGAGGTTGAAGAGAAACAGAATAAGCTTCAGGGGAAACATACACAACTGgagcacatacacaaaatgatGAGTGAGAAAATGAGACGCCCAGAGAACAAAGCAAAAGAGCTGGAAGACAGTAAATGTCCACCAGAGTAA